The following are encoded in a window of Phoenix dactylifera cultivar Barhee BC4 unplaced genomic scaffold, palm_55x_up_171113_PBpolish2nd_filt_p 000550F, whole genome shotgun sequence genomic DNA:
- the LOC120106506 gene encoding intrastrand cross-link recognition protein-like: MRNRENEVLANIAARRRGARGRGVARQPAEQTPNPAVTQADFAGASQVMTQLLQMQQQMQQQMQQQMEQQIQMQQQMQMQMQQQVHATVRLAQSIESYYERFRRLNPPMFDGGADPLVAETWIREVEKMFKALQYPEEVKVRLAIPMLKGNAEFWWTAIEAALEGEDELPTWEEFKKMFYDQYFPESVRIFKENEFYL; this comes from the coding sequence ATGAGGAACAGAGAGAATGAAGTCTTGGCAAATATTGCAGCTCGGAGGAGAGGAGCAAGAGGGAGAGGAGTTGCCAGGCAGCCAGCCGAGCAAACTCCTAATCCAGCTGTCACCCAGGCCGATTTTGCAGGAGCAAGTCAGGTGATGACTCAGCTCCTTCAGATGCAACAGCAAATGCAGCAACAGATGCAGCAGCAGATGGAACAGCAGATACAGATGCAACAGCAGATGCAGATGCAGATGCAGCAGCAGGTGCATGCCACTGTCCGACTTGCACAGTCCATTGAGTCCTACTATGAGCGATTCCGTAGGCTCAACCCACCTATGTTTGACGGTGGAGCTGACCCTCTGGTTGCTGAGACCTGGATTCGGGAGGTAGAGAAGATGTTCAAAGCCTTGCAATATCCCGAAGAAGTAAAGGTCAGATTGGCTATCCCTATGCTGAAGGGGAATGCAGAGTTCTGGTGGACGGCTATTGAAGCTGCACTCGAGGGTGAGGACGAGCTACCGACATGGGAGGAATTCAAGAAGATGTTTTATGACCAGTATTTTCCTGAGTCAGTCAGAATATTTAAAGAAAATGAATTTTATCTCTGA